One window from the genome of Pseudomonas fluorescens encodes:
- a CDS encoding MOSC domain-containing protein — MLRLSALYRYPLKSGKGQPLQQIGLDKLGLDGDRRWMLVDEGTGRFLTQRAVAKMSQLSALWNEAGGLTLSAPGHGAIDVPLPPTQQEQRRGVIIWRDTLRVPDAGDEAAAWVSEFIGSPTRLVHVPVELARTTAAGYGKDDDKVAFADGFPLLLIGQASLQDLSTRVGRSLEMLRFRPNLVVEGSEAFAEDGWKRIRIGEVEFRLVKPCSRCIMTTVDPHTGERDPNREPFATLQQYRSTPDGAMFGQNLVNDSNGRLEVGMPVEVLE; from the coding sequence ATGTTGCGGCTGAGCGCTCTGTATCGGTATCCGTTGAAGTCCGGCAAGGGCCAGCCCCTGCAGCAGATTGGCCTGGACAAGCTAGGGCTGGACGGCGATCGGCGCTGGATGCTGGTGGATGAGGGCACGGGGCGGTTCCTGACCCAGCGCGCCGTGGCGAAGATGAGCCAGCTTTCGGCCTTGTGGAACGAGGCGGGTGGCCTGACGCTCAGCGCGCCGGGCCATGGCGCCATCGATGTGCCGCTGCCACCCACCCAGCAAGAGCAGCGGCGCGGTGTGATCATCTGGCGTGACACCTTGCGTGTGCCGGATGCCGGTGATGAGGCGGCGGCCTGGGTCAGCGAATTCATCGGCAGCCCCACGCGGCTGGTGCATGTGCCGGTGGAACTGGCGCGCACCACCGCCGCCGGTTATGGCAAGGATGACGACAAGGTCGCCTTTGCCGATGGTTTCCCCCTGCTGCTGATTGGCCAGGCCTCATTGCAGGACCTGTCGACCCGGGTCGGCCGCTCGCTGGAGATGTTGCGCTTTCGTCCCAACCTGGTGGTGGAGGGCAGCGAGGCGTTTGCCGAGGACGGTTGGAAGCGTATTCGTATCGGCGAGGTGGAGTTCCGGCTGGTCAAGCCCTGCTCGCGTTGCATCATGACCACGGTCGATCCGCACACCGGCGAACGCGATCCGAATCGCGAACCCTTTGCCACGTTGCAGCAATACCGTTCGACGCCGGACGGTGCGATGTTCGGCCAGAACCTGGTCAACGACAGCAACGGTCGGCTTGAAGTCGGCATGCCGGTTGAAGTGCTCGAATAA
- the yegS gene encoding lipid kinase YegS translates to MSKGKALLILHGKQALNEEVRSAVMLKREQGWELAVRLTWEAGDAQRCVDEALDAGYTRLIAGGGDGTLRDIAEAIVHKSSDASLVLLPLGTANDFARAAGVPLEPAQALDLLDVAPQAVDVGDVGGRIFLNMATGGFGSQVTANTSEDLKKVLGGAAYLFTGLSRFSELSTAYGELQGPDFYWQGDLLALGIGNGRQAGGGHVLCPQALADDGLLDISILPAPQEVVSTLKDLLAGGLGIDNMFVRARLPWVEIKVAQGLDINLDGEPLQVDTLRFTVRPKALRLHLPSDSPLLGGATALSHPG, encoded by the coding sequence ATGAGCAAAGGCAAGGCGCTGTTGATTCTGCATGGCAAGCAAGCGCTCAACGAAGAGGTTCGCTCGGCAGTGATGCTCAAGCGCGAACAGGGCTGGGAGCTGGCGGTACGGTTGACCTGGGAAGCCGGTGATGCCCAGCGATGTGTCGATGAAGCCCTGGATGCCGGTTATACGCGACTGATCGCCGGCGGCGGTGATGGAACCTTGCGTGATATCGCCGAGGCGATCGTCCACAAGTCCAGCGATGCCAGCCTGGTACTGCTGCCGCTGGGCACGGCCAATGATTTCGCCCGGGCGGCGGGTGTTCCGTTGGAACCCGCGCAGGCCCTGGATCTATTGGACGTTGCGCCCCAGGCCGTTGATGTGGGTGACGTCGGTGGGCGGATTTTCCTGAACATGGCCACTGGCGGTTTTGGCAGCCAGGTGACGGCGAACACCTCCGAGGATCTCAAGAAGGTCTTGGGTGGCGCCGCCTACCTGTTCACGGGCCTGTCCCGATTCAGTGAACTGAGTACCGCCTATGGTGAGTTGCAGGGCCCCGATTTTTACTGGCAGGGCGATTTGCTCGCGCTGGGCATCGGTAATGGCCGGCAGGCGGGGGGAGGCCATGTGCTGTGCCCGCAAGCGTTGGCTGATGATGGGTTGCTGGACATCAGCATCCTGCCGGCGCCCCAGGAAGTGGTCAGTACGTTGAAGGACTTGCTGGCAGGCGGCCTGGGCATCGACAACATGTTTGTCCGCGCGCGCTTGCCATGGGTGGAAATCAAGGTCGCGCAAGGCCTGGACATCAACCTCGATGGCGAACCGTTGCAGGTCGACACCCTGCGCTTCACTGTCCGCCCGAAGGCGCTGCGGCTGCACCTGCCGTCCGATTCGCCGCTGTTGGGCGGCGCGACGGCGCTCAGTCATCCAGGCTGA
- a CDS encoding response regulator transcription factor, protein MICNLLLVDDHSLIRAGVRALVMDIPDYAVIGEANDGTQLVELVERLNPDIVLLDISMKDTSGLDALQQLKRVRPHSKVLILSMHTDPALIMQALESGAHGYLLKDTTATELKHALEALRNDERYLSPAIAHTVINQALTRVQKHQPDPAQAHNLTARQLEILRLIVRGKSTREIANGLNLSVKTVETHRAQVMKRLQIHDVAGLVLFAVREQIISLDD, encoded by the coding sequence TTGATTTGTAATTTGCTCCTGGTAGATGACCACTCCCTGATCAGGGCCGGCGTACGAGCTCTGGTCATGGATATCCCGGACTATGCCGTGATCGGCGAAGCCAATGACGGCACACAATTGGTGGAACTGGTAGAACGACTGAACCCCGACATCGTGCTGCTGGACATTTCCATGAAGGACACCAGCGGCCTGGATGCCTTGCAACAGCTCAAGCGGGTGCGCCCCCACAGCAAGGTGCTGATCCTGTCGATGCATACGGATCCTGCGCTGATCATGCAGGCGCTGGAATCAGGCGCCCATGGCTACCTGCTCAAGGACACCACCGCCACCGAGCTGAAACACGCCCTGGAAGCGTTGCGCAATGACGAACGCTACCTGAGCCCGGCCATCGCCCACACGGTGATCAACCAGGCGCTGACCCGCGTCCAGAAACACCAGCCGGACCCTGCCCAGGCCCATAACCTGACGGCACGCCAGCTGGAAATCCTGCGGCTGATCGTGCGCGGCAAGTCCACTCGGGAAATTGCCAATGGGCTGAACCTGAGCGTCAAGACCGTGGAAACCCACCGGGCGCAAGTCATGAAGCGCTTGCAGATCCATGACGTGGCCGGCCTTGTGCTGTTCGCGGTGCGCGAGCAAATCATCAGCCTGGATGACTGA
- a CDS encoding sensor histidine kinase, whose product MHASLKSFITWPPSRENARRFTLLLCMCSTLGCLLTYLYAHTVPLGLLAVNVAALSCVWIHHRLSRKSIKFQPQELAERLLEVQENERHRLSRELHDDIGQLLTAAKLQGEWLKRRMPEELQGQCALLCETLDETLNKVRDVSAILNPRELTSLGLEASLRAHLLKTLANAPLKWSLDCQQRMTGIPEEMSVAVFRITQEAITNILRHARATNLLVRLQRQPDGLTLLISDDGQGFVPASHPAREGQRGMAGMLERVEQLGGTLKVVSEAGKGTHIEARFPWAPRALERASKNKVLL is encoded by the coding sequence ATGCACGCCAGCCTCAAGTCATTCATCACCTGGCCTCCCTCCCGAGAAAACGCCCGTCGCTTCACATTATTATTGTGCATGTGCTCGACCCTCGGCTGCCTGCTGACCTACCTGTACGCCCACACGGTGCCGCTGGGCCTGCTGGCCGTGAATGTCGCGGCCTTGAGCTGTGTCTGGATCCACCATCGATTGTCGCGCAAGTCCATCAAGTTCCAGCCCCAGGAGCTGGCCGAGCGGTTGCTCGAGGTCCAGGAGAATGAGCGCCATCGGCTCAGCCGCGAATTGCACGACGACATTGGCCAATTGCTGACCGCGGCGAAACTGCAAGGCGAATGGCTCAAGCGGCGGATGCCGGAAGAATTGCAAGGTCAGTGCGCACTCCTGTGCGAAACCCTGGACGAAACCCTCAACAAGGTCCGCGACGTATCGGCGATCCTCAACCCCAGGGAGCTGACCAGCCTCGGGCTTGAGGCCAGCCTGCGGGCGCACCTGCTCAAGACCCTGGCCAACGCCCCGCTGAAGTGGAGCCTCGATTGCCAGCAGCGCATGACCGGTATCCCGGAGGAGATGTCAGTCGCGGTGTTCCGGATCACCCAGGAAGCGATCACCAATATCTTGCGCCATGCCCGGGCGACGAATCTGCTGGTACGCCTGCAACGCCAGCCCGACGGCCTGACCCTGCTGATCAGCGACGACGGCCAGGGATTTGTCCCGGCCAGCCACCCCGCTCGCGAAGGTCAACGGGGCATGGCCGGCATGTTGGAGCGGGTCGAACAATTGGGCGGCACCCTCAAGGTCGTGAGCGAGGCCGGCAAAGGCACGCACATCGAAGCACGCTTTCCCTGGGCGCCGCGTGCCCTGGAGCGAGCCAGTAAGAATAAGGTTCTCCTTTGA
- a CDS encoding chemotaxis protein CheV, with translation MAGILDTVDQRTQLVGENRLEILMFRLAGRQLFAINVFKVQEVLQLPKLTLMPQRHPFVCGVVNLRGQTLPVIDLSQAIGMRPLVPGANSTIIVTEYNRSVQAFLVGGVDRIVNMNWEAILPPPTSAGREHYLTAISKVDDQLVEIIDVEKVLAEIVPYNAKVSRDKLEDPVLERARGREVLLVDDSNVALSQLRDTLGQLGVKMHIASDGLKALNMLKAWADTGEVMTDKLLMIFTDAEMPEMDGYRLTTEIRNDPRLRGLYVVLHTSLSGSFNDSMVKKVGCDNFLSKFQPDKLVDVVRQRLMLD, from the coding sequence ATGGCCGGCATTCTCGACACAGTAGATCAACGAACCCAACTGGTGGGTGAGAATCGCCTGGAAATTCTCATGTTTCGCCTGGCGGGTCGGCAGTTGTTTGCCATTAACGTATTCAAGGTCCAGGAAGTCCTGCAACTGCCGAAGTTGACCCTGATGCCGCAACGTCACCCGTTCGTGTGCGGCGTGGTCAATCTGCGAGGCCAGACGCTGCCGGTGATCGACCTGTCCCAGGCCATTGGCATGCGTCCGCTGGTGCCGGGCGCCAACAGCACCATTATCGTGACCGAATACAACCGTTCGGTTCAGGCGTTCCTGGTGGGCGGCGTCGACCGTATCGTCAACATGAACTGGGAAGCCATCCTGCCACCGCCGACCAGCGCCGGCCGCGAGCACTACCTGACCGCCATCAGCAAGGTGGACGATCAGTTGGTGGAAATCATCGACGTGGAAAAAGTCCTGGCCGAAATCGTGCCGTACAACGCCAAGGTCTCCCGGGACAAACTCGAAGACCCGGTGCTGGAGCGTGCCCGTGGCCGCGAAGTGCTGCTGGTGGACGACTCCAACGTCGCGCTCTCGCAATTGCGCGACACCCTCGGTCAACTGGGCGTGAAAATGCACATCGCCAGCGACGGCCTGAAGGCCCTGAACATGCTCAAGGCCTGGGCCGATACCGGCGAGGTCATGACCGACAAATTGTTGATGATCTTCACCGATGCCGAAATGCCGGAAATGGACGGCTACCGCTTGACCACTGAAATCCGCAACGACCCGCGTTTGCGTGGGCTCTATGTCGTACTGCACACCTCGCTGTCCGGCAGCTTCAACGATTCGATGGTCAAGAAGGTCGGTTGCGACAACTTCCTCTCCAAATTCCAGCCGGACAAGCTGGTCGATGTGGTGCGCCAGCGGCTGATGCTCGACTGA